A stretch of Vulpes vulpes isolate BD-2025 chromosome 4, VulVul3, whole genome shotgun sequence DNA encodes these proteins:
- the LOC140598700 gene encoding protein arginine N-methyltransferase 2-like, with protein MSHLPHPLQPDSRGSDLPALRKLELGVGSLGTGTTHWRQVLFMMDEPVSVLSGDVVTGSVVLQRNPVWRRHMSVALSWSVTSTQDPTSQKVGEKVFPIWR; from the exons ATGTCGCACTTGCCACACCCCCTCCAGCCCGACTCCCGGGGCAGTGACCTTCCTGCGCTGCGGAAACTAGAACTCGGCGTTGGCAGCCTAGGGACTGG AACCACCCACTGGAGGCAGGTGCTGTTTATGATGGACGAGCCCGTGTCCGTGCTCTCGGGAGATGTGGTCACAGGCTCGGTTGTGCTGCAGAGAAACCCTGTGTGGAGGAGGCACATGTCCGTGGCGCTCAGCTGGTCCGTCACTTCCACACAAGACCCCACATCGCAGAAA GTGGGAGAGAAGGTCTTTCCCATCTGGAGATGA